GCTTCCATGAGTCGGGCGTTTATCGCCACGACGACGGTCGAAAGTGACATCAGGATCGCGCCGACCGCGGGACTCAGGAGGACGCCCCAGCCGTACAATACGCCCGCCGCGAGTGGGATCGCGACGATGTTGTAGCCGGAGGCCCACCACAGGTTCTGGACCATCTTCCGATGGGTCTTTCCCGCCAGGTCGAGGAGCGCCGAGACGTCCCGGGGATCCGACCGGACCAGGACGATGTCGGCCGATTCCACCGCGACGTCGGTCCCGGCGCCGATGGCGATGCCGACGTCCGCCGTGGCCAGCGCGGGTGCGTCGTTCACGCCGTCCCCGGTCATGGCGACCTTGAGACCGCGCTCCTGGAGCTCCCGGATCCGGTCGGCCTTTTCGTCCGGCAGCACCTCGGCGAAGACCTCGTCGAGCCCCAGGCGGGATGCGATCGACTCGGCGACTTCGCTCGAGTCCCCGGTCAGCATGAGGACCCTGAGGCCCAGCGACTGCAGCTCGGCCACCGCGGCGCGGGATTCCTCGCGGAGGACGTCGGCCAGGGCGATGGCTCCCACCAACTCGTCGTCGCGGACCACGTAGACGACGGTCCGTCCGCCCACCGCCAGCTCGTCGGACTCGGGGATGGCGAATCCGGCGCCTGCGGCTCCTCCCGGACTCAGGACGCGCACGGAGTGCCCCTCCACCCGGGCCTCGACTCCGCGCCCGGTGGCGGAGCGGAAGCCCTCCGAATCGGGAATCCCGAGCTCGCGGCTGGCGGCCTCGGAGACGATGCCGACCGCTATCGGGTGCTCGGAGTGCACCTCCACCGCCGCGGCCAGGCGCAACAGCTCGTCCTCGTCGATCCCGGGCTCGGCGCGGACGGCGTCCACGCCGAAGCGCCCCTCGGTGAGCGTGCCGGTCTTGTCGAAGACCACGGCGTCCAGATCGCGCGCACGCTCGAAGGCGGCCCGGTCTCGAATGAGGAGTCCCTGCCTGGCCGAAAGACTCGTCGAGACGGCGACCACGAGCGGCACGGCCAAGCCCAGCGCGTGCGGGCAGGTGATGACCATCACGGTCACCATTCGCTCCAGGGCGAAGGAGAACTCGAAGCCGAACGCGAGCCACGCGACCAGCGTCAGCGCGCCGGCGGTGATGGCCAATCCGGCGAGCCAACGGGCGGCGCGGTCGGCCAGGTCCTGACTTCGCGAGCGGCTCTCCTGCGCCCGGCGCACGAGCTCCACGACCTGATTGAGGTAGCTCTCCTCGCCGGTCCCGGTGATCTCCACCACTAGCGATCCCTCGCCGTTGACCGAGCCCCCGATCACCTCGTCGCCGGCTTTCTTGGATACCGGGCGACTCTCCCCGGTGAGCATGGACTCGTTCACGCCGCTCCCGCCGTCCCGGACCACGCCGTCACTCGGGACCTTCTCGCCGGGCTTCACGCGCACCCGATCGCCCGACCGGAGCTCGGCCAGCGGCACGTCTTCCACCGCGCCGTCCGCGAGAATCCGGTGCGCGACGTCGGGCATCAACTCGATCAGCGACTCGAGCGCTCGGGACGCGCCGAGCACCGAGCGCATCTCGATCCAGTGACCCAGGAGCATGATGTCGACCAGGGTCGCCAGCTCCCAGAAGAAGGTCTTCCCAGGCACCCCCGCGACGACCGCCACGCTGTATGCGAAGGCCACGGAGATGGCCAGCCCTATCAGCGTCATCATGCCGGGCTGGCGCTCGCGGAGCTCGTCGAAGAGCCCCTTCAGGAAAGGCCAGCCGCCGTACCCGTAGACCGCCGTGGCGAAGGCCGCCTGGACCCAGCGATCTCCCGGAAAGGAGAGCGCGTCCTGAAGCCCCAGGGCGCCCCGGATGAGCGGCGCCAGCGCCAGCACCGGAAGGGAGAGGACCAGGGAGATCCAGAACCTGCGCTTGAAGTCCTCCGCCATCATCCGGTGATGGTCGGCGTGGTGTTCGTGGTCCATCTATCCCTCCCTGCGCACCTGACGCCGGCGCCAGATCTGGTAGACCGCCGGCAGCACCGCCAGCGTCAAGACGGTGGCGCTCACCATGCCGCCCACCATCGGCGCCGCGATTCGCTTCATGACGTCCGCCCCGGTGCCGTGGCCGAACAGGATCGGCATGAGGCCGGCCGTGATGGCCAGCACCGTCATGACTATGGGACGCAGCCGCTCGCACGTGCCCTCGATGACGGCCGCCGAGACGTCGTCGGCGGTACGCATTTCGCCCCGGTCCCTACGCCCGTAGAAGGCCTCATCGAGGTAGATCAGCATCACGACGCCGATCTCGGCGGCCACACCCGCGAGCGCGATGAGGCCTACCCATACGGCCACGCTGGTGTTGTAGCCCAGGAGCCAGAGGAACCAGATGCCCCCGACCAGCGCGAAAGGCAGCGTCAGCATGACGATGAGCGACTCGGACACGCGCCCGAAGTTCAGGAAGAGCAGCAGGAAGATGATGCCGAGCGTCAGGGGCACGACCACCCGCATCTTCTGTCGCACGCGCTGCATGAACTCGTACTGACCGCTCCACTCCAGCGTGTAGCCGGCCGGAAGGGAGAGCTGGGCGGCCACCGCGGCCCGGGCTTCCTCCACGTAGCCCCCCACGTCGCGCTCGCCGATGTCGACGAACACGGTGGTCATGGGGAAGGCGTTCTCGGTCTTCACCGCCATCGGACCCTGCTGCACCTCGACCGAGGCCACCTGACCGAGGGGTATCTGGGCGCCGTTCGGCGCTGGCACGAGGACGTCGCGGATCTTCTGGACGTCGTCGCGCAGCTCACGCGGGTAGCGGACGTTCACGCTGTAGCGCTCTCGCCCCTCAACCGTGGTGGCGGCATTCACCCCGCCCACCGTGGCCATGATGGCCTGGTGGATCCCGCCCACGTTGAGATCGTAGCGGGCGGCCTCCGCTCGGTCGATGTTTATGTCGACGTAGTAACCGGACACGCCCCGTTCCGCGAAGGCGCTCCGGGTCCCCGGCACCCCTCCGACGATCTGCTCGACCCGTTCGCCCAGCGACTGCAGGACCTCCAGGTCCGGCCCGAAGATCTTGACTCCGACGGGCGTACGGATGCCGGTGGCCAGCATGTCGATGCGGCCCTTGATCGGCATGGTCCAGGCGTTCGTGACGCCGGGCAACTGGACCGCCCGATCCATCTCGTTGACGAGCTCCTCGTAGGTGAGGCCCGCTCGCCATTCCTCCTCGGGCTTCAGCTCGATGGTGGTCTCCCACATATCGAGCGGGGCCGGGTCGGTGGCGGTTTCGGCGCGACCGGCCTTGCCGAACACCGTCTCCACCTCCGGGAAGCCGGCCAGGATGCTGTCCTGCATGCGCATGATCTCCCGAGCTTGCTGGATCGACGCCCCGGGGACCGTGGTGGGCATGAAGAGGATGGATCCCTCGTGCAGCGGGGGCATGAACTCGCTACCCAGACGCCGCCAGGGAAGGACCGTCGCGCCCATGATGACGACCGAAGCGAGAACCACGGCCCAGGGCCGGCGCGTCACGCCCCGGATGACCGGCCGGTAGATCGCCTGCAGGACCCGGCTGATGGGGTTCCGGGATTCGGGACGGATGTTGCCGCGCACCAGATACCCCATGAGCACGGGCACAAGCGTAATGGAGAGCAGCGCCGCGCCCGCCATGGCGAACGTCTTGGTGTACGCCAGCGGCTTGAAGAGACGTCCCTCCTGCGCCTCGAGCGCGAACACGGGCAGGAAGCTGAAGGTGATGATCAGGAGCGAAAAGAAGAGGGGCGGGCCCACCTGCTTCGTGCTCTCCA
This window of the Gemmatimonadota bacterium genome carries:
- a CDS encoding copper-translocating P-type ATPase, with the translated sequence MDHEHHADHHRMMAEDFKRRFWISLVLSLPVLALAPLIRGALGLQDALSFPGDRWVQAAFATAVYGYGGWPFLKGLFDELRERQPGMMTLIGLAISVAFAYSVAVVAGVPGKTFFWELATLVDIMLLGHWIEMRSVLGASRALESLIELMPDVAHRILADGAVEDVPLAELRSGDRVRVKPGEKVPSDGVVRDGGSGVNESMLTGESRPVSKKAGDEVIGGSVNGEGSLVVEITGTGEESYLNQVVELVRRAQESRSRSQDLADRAARWLAGLAITAGALTLVAWLAFGFEFSFALERMVTVMVITCPHALGLAVPLVVAVSTSLSARQGLLIRDRAAFERARDLDAVVFDKTGTLTEGRFGVDAVRAEPGIDEDELLRLAAAVEVHSEHPIAVGIVSEAASRELGIPDSEGFRSATGRGVEARVEGHSVRVLSPGGAAGAGFAIPESDELAVGGRTVVYVVRDDELVGAIALADVLREESRAAVAELQSLGLRVLMLTGDSSEVAESIASRLGLDEVFAEVLPDEKADRIRELQERGLKVAMTGDGVNDAPALATADVGIAIGAGTDVAVESADIVLVRSDPRDVSALLDLAGKTHRKMVQNLWWASGYNIVAIPLAAGVLYGWGVLLSPAVGAILMSLSTVVVAINARLMEA
- a CDS encoding CusA/CzcA family heavy metal efflux RND transporter, with amino-acid sequence MISRIIEWSVRNPLLVIIASFAIIGGGLWAMVNTPLDAIPDLSDVQVIIQTDFSEQAPQIVEDQVTYPITTEMLKVPGAQVVRGFSFFGLSLVYVIFEDGTDIYWARSRVLEYLNGIRPMLPEGVEPTLGPDATGVGWVFQYVLESDDMDLAELRSLQDWYLRYQLTSVPGVSEVASLGGFERQYQVEVNPERLRAFDIPVTRVVEAIGSHNVDIGARVLEMGGREYMIRGLGYLGGIEDIENVAVGATANGTPIRVADVASVQLGPAPRRGAADLNGRGEVVAGIVIMRFGSDAYGTIGRLKEKLEEIRAGLPEGVRLRTTYDRSSLIERAIGNLREKLLEESLIVALVAILFLLHFRSSLVAIITLPLGILISFMVMRVIGVNANIMSLGGIAIAIGAMVDASIVMIENMHKHLERKGPGADRWEVVLESTKQVGPPLFFSLLIITFSFLPVFALEAQEGRLFKPLAYTKTFAMAGAALLSITLVPVLMGYLVRGNIRPESRNPISRVLQAIYRPVIRGVTRRPWAVVLASVVIMGATVLPWRRLGSEFMPPLHEGSILFMPTTVPGASIQQAREIMRMQDSILAGFPEVETVFGKAGRAETATDPAPLDMWETTIELKPEEEWRAGLTYEELVNEMDRAVQLPGVTNAWTMPIKGRIDMLATGIRTPVGVKIFGPDLEVLQSLGERVEQIVGGVPGTRSAFAERGVSGYYVDINIDRAEAARYDLNVGGIHQAIMATVGGVNAATTVEGRERYSVNVRYPRELRDDVQKIRDVLVPAPNGAQIPLGQVASVEVQQGPMAVKTENAFPMTTVFVDIGERDVGGYVEEARAAVAAQLSLPAGYTLEWSGQYEFMQRVRQKMRVVVPLTLGIIFLLLFLNFGRVSESLIVMLTLPFALVGGIWFLWLLGYNTSVAVWVGLIALAGVAAEIGVVMLIYLDEAFYGRRDRGEMRTADDVSAAVIEGTCERLRPIVMTVLAITAGLMPILFGHGTGADVMKRIAAPMVGGMVSATVLTLAVLPAVYQIWRRRQVRREG